One window from the genome of Andrena cerasifolii isolate SP2316 chromosome 3, iyAndCera1_principal, whole genome shotgun sequence encodes:
- the Senju gene encoding UDP-galactose transporter senju isoform X1, producing MGTINWGELFPGRWSPVIFISYMALFVNQGIIVTWSQRNGHYEYNIVMVVLMTEVLKLITSTILYCKDNSIVSLYQEISANKKVLLLYMIPSFLYCLYNNLAFINLAAFDPTTYYVLLQFRVVITGIIFQVVFDKKLSLKQWFSMILLTIGCMIKHIDMDFSVNVFSAKINLNSSIILIFVQTICSCLAGVYNEYLLKEQGANINIFVQNVFMYIDSILCNLAVFVVLYMSEISKSDMFRNVDPSILLQPKVIIIMLNNTGIGIITSFFLKNMNSILKTFASALELVFTAVLCWLIFSIPIHMNTVLSISMVSYAVVLYSQNPVQNARTKDRMILKTDTIKRMLIV from the exons ATGGGGACCATCAATTGGGGGGAGTTATTCCCAGGGAGATGGAGTCCTGTCATTTTTATTTCGTACATGGCCCTTTTCGTGAACCAAG GTATCATCGTCACTTGGTCTCAGAGAAATGGGCACTACGAATACAACATTGTGATGGTAGTGTTAATGACGGAGGTGTTGAAGTTGATTACTTCCACAATTCTATATTGCAAAGA CAATAGCATCGTGAGTCTTTATCAGGAAATAAGTGCGAACAAGAAAG TGCTATTACTGTACATGATACCTTCGTTCCTATATTGTTTATACAATAATCTGGCATTTATAAACTTGGCTGCATTCGATCCAACAACTTATTACGTTCTATTACAATTTCGCGTCGTTATAACTGGAATCATTTTCCAG GTTGTATTTGACAAGAAACTGTCTTTAAAGCAATGGTTCTCGATGATATTGTTGACCATTGGGTGTATGATAAAACATATAGATATGGATTTCAGTGTGAATGTATTTAGTGccaaaattaatttaaacagtAGCATAATTCTCATATTTGTACAG ACGATTTGCTCCTGTTTGGCCGGAGTGTACAACGAATACCTGCTTAAGGAGCAAGGagcaaatataaatatttttgtacagaacGTATTTATGTATATCGACAGTATTCTCTGCAACCTCGCAGTTTTCGTAGTATTATATATGTCAGAAATTAGCAAGTCCGATATGTTTAGAAACGTCGATCCTAGTATACTCCTGCAACCGAAAGTCATTATAATAATGCTGAACAATACAGGGATCGGAATAATCACAAGCTTCTTCTTGAAGAATATGAATTCAATCCTAAAGACTTTCGCCAGCGCGCTGGAGCTGGTGTTCACTGCGGTGCTATGTTGGCTGATATTCAGCATTCCTATTCATATGAATACAGTACTCTCCATTAGTATGGTAAGCTACGCGGTGGTACTGTACTCGCAAAATCCAGTACAAAACGCCCGTACTAAAGATCGTATGATTCTAAAGACTGACACAATTAAGCGGATGTTAATCGTGTAG
- the Alg7 gene encoding alg7 dolichyl-phosphate N-acetylglucosaminephosphotransferase, with amino-acid sequence MLKKSNMIDEETWRFVFPIFVNFAMSVSAYFLTVRLIPRIKDMFIKANLYGVDMNKSSGDKVPEALGVVSGCLFLITLFLFIPVPFTNYIFNDINFPHSEFMEFLAALLSICCMLLLGFADDVLDLRWRHKLLLPTIASLPLLMVYYINFNSTLIIVPKPLRHWFGFSVDLWMFYYLYMGMLAVFCTNAINILAGINGLEVGQSLIISMSILLFNIIELSGDLWKAHQFSLYFMLPYIATSLGLLKFNRYPAQVFVGDTFCYLSGMTFAVVGIIGHFSKTTLLFFIPQIINFLYSIPQLFHFIPCPRHRLPKYNKETDKLDISCAVFHKKDVGVIGTLITWVFRKLGLVKWQEDEKGVVTCNNFTLINFVLIKVGPLKESTLTVILLLIQVICSLLAFVIRYPLASIFYDV; translated from the exons ATGTTGAAAAAGTCCAACATGATAGACGAGGAGACTTGGAGATTCGTTTTCCCGATTTTCGTCAATTTCGCGATGTCAGTTAGCGCGTACTTTCTAACAGTACGCTTGATACCGAGGATAAAAGATATGTTTATTAAAGCTAACCTATACGGGGTTGATATGAATAAGAGTAGTGGTGACAAAGT ACCAGAGGCATTAGGTGTTGTTAGCGGATGTCTGTTCCTTATAACGCTCTTTCTGTTTATCCCTGTACCGTTCACCAATTACATATTTAATGACATAAACTTCCCTCATAGTGAG TTCATGGAATTTCTGGCTGCTCTTCTTTCCATTTGTTGTATGCTACTTTTGGGTTTCGCCGACGATGTTTTGGACCTTCGTTGGCGGCATAAATTATTACTGCCGACTATCGCTTCCTTGCCACTTTTAATGGTGTACTACATTAACTTTAATTCCACACTGATCATTGTACCGAAACCTTTGAGACATTGGTTCGGCTTCTCTGTGGATCTCTGGATGTTTTATTACTTGTACATGGGGATGCTGGCAGTGTTCTGCACGAACGCTATAAATATATTAGCCGGCATAAACGGTTTAGAAGTTGGACAAAGTTTAATAATTTCGATGAGCATCCTTCTCTTTAACATCATAGAGTTATCGGGAGACCTTTGGAAGGCTCACCAGTTCTCATTGTATTTCATGCTTCCATATATAGCTACTTCTTTGGGCTTATTAAAATTCAATCG gTACCCTGCACAAGTATTCGTAGGCGACACATTTTGTTATCTGTCTGGAATGACGTTTGCCGTTGTGGGCATTATTGGGCACTTCAGCAAAACGACTTTGCTATTCTTCATTCCGCAGATAATTAATTTCCTTTATAGCATACCACAGTTATTTCACTTTATACCGTGCCCCAGGCATAGACTACCGAA GTACAATAAAGAAACGGACAAGTTAGATATCAGCTGTGCAGTGTTTCATAAGAAGGATGTTGGAGTTATCG GTACACTTATAACGTGGGTGTTCAGGAAGCTGGGTTTAGTGAAATGGCAAGAGGATGAAAAAGGCGTTGTCACGTGTAATAATTTTACTCTGATTAACTTTGTGCTAATTAAAGTCGGCCCTCTAAAAGAATCCACGCTTACAGTCATCCTACTGTTGATTCAG GTCATTTGCAGTTTATTAGCATTTGTCATAAGGTACCCCCTTGCTTCTATCTTCTACGACGTTTGA
- the Mgat3 gene encoding beta-1,4-mannosyl-glycoprotein 4-beta-N-acetylglucosaminyltransferase isoform X2, which yields MQPRLDGKLVLLYTLLVLQVFIVIIYVATTPPSELTVSTTRTSVTFVRFEDTQESKLQRVDHKKFPIYETIKGEVVLKDVKTFTLFELYNQTICWKYGVDDEKMRSDEDLRKCICTQGWHGSDCGQPEVVWRAIMASKQNIKLTRRKTARRIIHTFFLNEYNTAIAEVIVEELYNVVDLFVICDFSNAEDNFHHKLLKGLLQQEQKKILYMNIATKVRKPLRVVSKYVWDRIKTVVRNLRDDDIYVTTEPEQILNSRALMFLKVYNGWPQPIGFRLRWSVYGFFWQHPLKTTITVGACTIGLMREAYQSNSIMLEQLEGDLSERDSLGLVIGDLNHYGGWYCYLCQTPANIIISLHNKVKSKEIQIEETIDVPFIEDLMGSGLWLDGKTNLLRVSKSRDLYFAPETILNSTWKYDWLVENFYAKLDYY from the exons ATGCAGCCCCGCCTAGATGGGAAACTGGTCTTGCTTTATACACTATTAGTCCTGCAAGTTTTCATCGTTATTATTTATGTCGCTACTACTCCACCTTCAGAATTAACCGTATCGACCACTCGCACCTCTGTTACGTTCGTGAGATTCGAGGACACGCAG GAATCTAAACTTCAACGAGTCGATCATAAAAAGTTTCCCATCTACGAGACAATCAAAGGGGAGGTAGTGCTAAAAGATGTCAAGACATTCACGCTCTTCGAGCTATACAATCAGACTATTTGTTGGAAGTACGGAGTGGACGATGAGAAAATGAGAAGCGACGAGGATCTCCGAAAATGCATCTGCACGCAAGGATGGCACGGCTCCGACTGCGGTCAGCCGGAGGTTGTCTGGCGAGCGATCATGGCGTCGAAGCAGAATATTAAGCTGACACGTCGTAAAACAGCCCGACGGATTATTCACACATTCTTTCTGAACGAATACAATACAGCGATCGCGGAGGTGATAGTAGAGGAGCTATACAACGTAGTGGATCTTTTTGTAATCTGTGATTTTAGCAACGCCGAGGATAATTTCCATCATAAGCTACTGAAGGGTTTATTGCAGCAGGAACAGAAGAAGATTTTATATATGAATATAGCGACGAAGGTGCGCAAGCCATTGAGGGTGGTGTCTAAATATGTTTGGGACAGAATAAAGACTGTGGTACGGAACTTAAGGGACGACGATATTTATGTAACGACTGAACcagaacaaatattaaactcTAGGGCATTAATGTTCCTCAAGGTGTATAACGGATGGCCGCAGCCTATCGGTTTTAGATTAAGATGGTCCGTGTACGGATTCTTTTGGCAGCATCCACTTAAAACAACGATAACAGTTGGCGCGTGTACGATTGGATTAATGCGCGAGGCATATCAGTCGAATTCTATCATGTTGGAGCAACTGGAGGGAGACTTAAGCGAGAGAGATAGCCTAGGCCTAGTTATAGGAGACTTGAATCATTACGGAGGATGGTACTGTTATCTGTGCCAGACGCCGGCGAATATTATAATTAGTCTGCATAATAAGGTGAAATCCAAAGAGATTCAGATAGAAGAAACTATCGACGTACCATTCATCGAGGACCTAATGGGAAGCGGATTGTGGTTAGACGGGAAAACTAATCTCCTAAGAGTCTCTAAATCTCGGGACCTCTATTTTGCGCCTGAAACAATACTTAATAGTACGTGGAAGTATGACTGGCTAGTAGAGAATTTTTACGCTAAATTAGACTATTATTGA
- the Senju gene encoding UDP-galactose transporter senju isoform X2 — MVVLMTEVLKLITSTILYCKDNSIVSLYQEISANKKVLLLYMIPSFLYCLYNNLAFINLAAFDPTTYYVLLQFRVVITGIIFQVVFDKKLSLKQWFSMILLTIGCMIKHIDMDFSVNVFSAKINLNSSIILIFVQTICSCLAGVYNEYLLKEQGANINIFVQNVFMYIDSILCNLAVFVVLYMSEISKSDMFRNVDPSILLQPKVIIIMLNNTGIGIITSFFLKNMNSILKTFASALELVFTAVLCWLIFSIPIHMNTVLSISMVSYAVVLYSQNPVQNARTKDRMILKTDTIKRMLIV; from the exons ATGGTAGTGTTAATGACGGAGGTGTTGAAGTTGATTACTTCCACAATTCTATATTGCAAAGA CAATAGCATCGTGAGTCTTTATCAGGAAATAAGTGCGAACAAGAAAG TGCTATTACTGTACATGATACCTTCGTTCCTATATTGTTTATACAATAATCTGGCATTTATAAACTTGGCTGCATTCGATCCAACAACTTATTACGTTCTATTACAATTTCGCGTCGTTATAACTGGAATCATTTTCCAG GTTGTATTTGACAAGAAACTGTCTTTAAAGCAATGGTTCTCGATGATATTGTTGACCATTGGGTGTATGATAAAACATATAGATATGGATTTCAGTGTGAATGTATTTAGTGccaaaattaatttaaacagtAGCATAATTCTCATATTTGTACAG ACGATTTGCTCCTGTTTGGCCGGAGTGTACAACGAATACCTGCTTAAGGAGCAAGGagcaaatataaatatttttgtacagaacGTATTTATGTATATCGACAGTATTCTCTGCAACCTCGCAGTTTTCGTAGTATTATATATGTCAGAAATTAGCAAGTCCGATATGTTTAGAAACGTCGATCCTAGTATACTCCTGCAACCGAAAGTCATTATAATAATGCTGAACAATACAGGGATCGGAATAATCACAAGCTTCTTCTTGAAGAATATGAATTCAATCCTAAAGACTTTCGCCAGCGCGCTGGAGCTGGTGTTCACTGCGGTGCTATGTTGGCTGATATTCAGCATTCCTATTCATATGAATACAGTACTCTCCATTAGTATGGTAAGCTACGCGGTGGTACTGTACTCGCAAAATCCAGTACAAAACGCCCGTACTAAAGATCGTATGATTCTAAAGACTGACACAATTAAGCGGATGTTAATCGTGTAG
- the Mgat3 gene encoding beta-1,4-mannosyl-glycoprotein 4-beta-N-acetylglucosaminyltransferase isoform X1, whose product MQPRLDGKLVLLYTLLVLQVFIVIIYVATTPPSELTVSTTRTSVTFVRFEDTQTVLQESKLQRVDHKKFPIYETIKGEVVLKDVKTFTLFELYNQTICWKYGVDDEKMRSDEDLRKCICTQGWHGSDCGQPEVVWRAIMASKQNIKLTRRKTARRIIHTFFLNEYNTAIAEVIVEELYNVVDLFVICDFSNAEDNFHHKLLKGLLQQEQKKILYMNIATKVRKPLRVVSKYVWDRIKTVVRNLRDDDIYVTTEPEQILNSRALMFLKVYNGWPQPIGFRLRWSVYGFFWQHPLKTTITVGACTIGLMREAYQSNSIMLEQLEGDLSERDSLGLVIGDLNHYGGWYCYLCQTPANIIISLHNKVKSKEIQIEETIDVPFIEDLMGSGLWLDGKTNLLRVSKSRDLYFAPETILNSTWKYDWLVENFYAKLDYY is encoded by the exons ATGCAGCCCCGCCTAGATGGGAAACTGGTCTTGCTTTATACACTATTAGTCCTGCAAGTTTTCATCGTTATTATTTATGTCGCTACTACTCCACCTTCAGAATTAACCGTATCGACCACTCGCACCTCTGTTACGTTCGTGAGATTCGAGGACACGCAG ACTGTATTGCAGGAATCTAAACTTCAACGAGTCGATCATAAAAAGTTTCCCATCTACGAGACAATCAAAGGGGAGGTAGTGCTAAAAGATGTCAAGACATTCACGCTCTTCGAGCTATACAATCAGACTATTTGTTGGAAGTACGGAGTGGACGATGAGAAAATGAGAAGCGACGAGGATCTCCGAAAATGCATCTGCACGCAAGGATGGCACGGCTCCGACTGCGGTCAGCCGGAGGTTGTCTGGCGAGCGATCATGGCGTCGAAGCAGAATATTAAGCTGACACGTCGTAAAACAGCCCGACGGATTATTCACACATTCTTTCTGAACGAATACAATACAGCGATCGCGGAGGTGATAGTAGAGGAGCTATACAACGTAGTGGATCTTTTTGTAATCTGTGATTTTAGCAACGCCGAGGATAATTTCCATCATAAGCTACTGAAGGGTTTATTGCAGCAGGAACAGAAGAAGATTTTATATATGAATATAGCGACGAAGGTGCGCAAGCCATTGAGGGTGGTGTCTAAATATGTTTGGGACAGAATAAAGACTGTGGTACGGAACTTAAGGGACGACGATATTTATGTAACGACTGAACcagaacaaatattaaactcTAGGGCATTAATGTTCCTCAAGGTGTATAACGGATGGCCGCAGCCTATCGGTTTTAGATTAAGATGGTCCGTGTACGGATTCTTTTGGCAGCATCCACTTAAAACAACGATAACAGTTGGCGCGTGTACGATTGGATTAATGCGCGAGGCATATCAGTCGAATTCTATCATGTTGGAGCAACTGGAGGGAGACTTAAGCGAGAGAGATAGCCTAGGCCTAGTTATAGGAGACTTGAATCATTACGGAGGATGGTACTGTTATCTGTGCCAGACGCCGGCGAATATTATAATTAGTCTGCATAATAAGGTGAAATCCAAAGAGATTCAGATAGAAGAAACTATCGACGTACCATTCATCGAGGACCTAATGGGAAGCGGATTGTGGTTAGACGGGAAAACTAATCTCCTAAGAGTCTCTAAATCTCGGGACCTCTATTTTGCGCCTGAAACAATACTTAATAGTACGTGGAAGTATGACTGGCTAGTAGAGAATTTTTACGCTAAATTAGACTATTATTGA
- the Tom70 gene encoding translocase of outer membrane 70: protein MTGASGTASVTGTSPLPKWQLALAVGAPVALGLGYMYYKNSSKPSSKSNRGKSKGGSKENGTSAADKQISIDAECPPNAAAKSEVETPLERARRFKNEGNNHFKMGKYDEAIVQYNNAIEACPKESTEELATFYQNRAAAYEQLNKYSAVKVDCTKALELQPKYIKALVRRARALEHCNDLEAALEDVTTACILASFSNQTALMMADRVLKQLGRKHAMEHLANKKFIMPSKHIIKNYINSFHNDPVFSMIRDNDNSDISVGFAKVLECIKEERYDNVIPLCNEEIDCVEPDVVPNKFEALLLRATFYFLLGQHDTAITDFGTIINNETVPKNIKVNALIKRATLYMQLESPEKSICDFKVAVELDPDCGDIYSNRGQVNLLMEKAVEAREDLKKAVELNPKFGVVYVQKCYADYHYGLIKSDMKIVAEAIQDFEKAPEMFPDCPDCYILYAQVLSETQEFEKADNYFDKAIEKDPNNATIYVHRGLLQLKWNGDMEKAMEHINKALELDDKCDFGYETLATIEVQRGNLEEAITLFDKAIALGRTAAELTHIFSLRYAAKTQLTLKDRLGSEIMFNLQNVS from the exons ATGACGGGTGCTAGCGGCACAGCCAGCGTGACCGGTACTAGTCCGCTACCAAAATGGCAACTCGCTCTGGCTGTTGGTGCGCCGGTTGCGTTGGGCCTCGGTTATATGTACTATAAGAACAGCTCTAAACCGTCGTCCAAGTCCAACCGCGGTAAATCAAAGGGCGGCTCCAAAGAGAATGGCACCTCGGCCGCTGACAAACAGATCTCCATCGATGCCGAGTGCCCGCCGAACGCTGCGGCCAAATCCGAAGTCGAG ACTCCGTTGGAGAGGGCGCGCAGGTTTAAAAACGAGGGGAACAATCATTTTAAGATGGGAAAGTACGACGAAGCGATAGTGCAGTATAATAACGCGATCGAAGCTTGCCCTAAGGAAAGTACAGAAGAGCTCGCTACGTTTTACCAGAACAGAGCAGCCGCCTATGAGCAACTG AATAAATATAGCGCGGTGAAGGTGGATTGTACAAAAGCCTTGGAATTGCAGCCAAAGTATATAAAAGCATTGGTACGTAGAGCGCGTGCGTTGGAGCACTGCAATGATTTAGAAGCTGCTTTGGAGGACGTCACCACCGCTTGTATTTTGGCAAGCTTTTCTAACCAGACGGCATTGATGATGGCAGACAGGGTTTTAAAACAATTAG GGAGGAAACACGCGATGGAACATTTGGCAAACAAAAAGTTCATTATGCCTAGCAAGcacattattaaaaattatattaatagctTTCACAACGATCCCGTTTTTTCGATGATTCGAGATAACGACAACAGTGATATATCTGT GGGTTTTGCCAAAGTCTTAGAGTGCATAAAAGAGGAAAGATACGACAATGTAATACCGCTGTGTAACGAGGAGATCGATTGTGTAGAGCCAGACGTAGTGCCAAATAAATTCGAGGCATTACTTTTACGAGCCACGTTTTACTTCTTACTAGGGCAGCACGATACTGCGATCACGGACTTTGGAACTATTATAAATAACGAGACCGTTCCAAAGAATATAAAAGTGAACGCTTTGATTAAAAGAGCTACTTTATATATGCAATTAGAAAGTCCGGAGAAGAGTATCTGTGATTTTAAGGTGGCTGTCGAGCTCGATCCTGATTGCGGTgatatttattcgaatagaGGGCAG GTCAATTTACTTATGGAGAAGGCAGTCGAAGCTAGAGAAGACTTGAAGAAAGCTGTCGAGCTCAATCCCAAGTTTGGCGTGGTGTACGTACAAAAGTGCTACGCGGATTATCATTATGGTCTAATTAAGAGCGACATGAAAATAGTAGCGGAGGCTATACAAGACTTTGAAAAGGCTCCTGAAATGTTTCCAGATTGCCCTGACTGTTACATCCTGTACGCGCAG GTATTGTCAGAGACGCAAGAGTTTGAGAAAGCAGACAACTACTTTGATAAAGCAATTGAGAAGGACCCGAATAATGCTACGATCTATGTACATAGAGGTTTGCTGCAATTGAAATGGAATGGAGATATGGAGAAAGCTATGGAACACATCAACAAAGCATTAGAATTAGACGATAAGTGCGACTTTGGGTACGAGACCTTAGCTACGATTGAAGTTCAGAG GGGAAATCTAGAAGAAGCAATAACGTTATTCGACAAGGCCATAGCGCTAGGTCGCACAGCCGCGGAGCTGACACATATTTTCAGTCTGAGATACGCCGCGAAAACTCAGCTCACACTGAAAGATAGACTAGGCTCGGAAATAATGTTCAATTTGCAAaatgtttcataa
- the Mgat3 gene encoding beta-1,4-mannosyl-glycoprotein 4-beta-N-acetylglucosaminyltransferase isoform X3: protein MQPRLDGKLVLLYTLLVLQVFIVIIYVATTPPSELTVSTTRTSVTFVRFEDTQTVLQESKLQRVDHKKFPIYETIKGEVVLKDVKTFTLFELYNQTICWKYGVDDEKMRSDEDLRKCICTQGWHGSDCGQPEVVWRAIMASKQNIKLTRRKTARRIIHTFFLNEYNTAIAEVIVEELYNVVDLFVICDFSNAEDNFHHKLLKGLLQQEQKKILYMNIATKVRKPLRVVSKYVWDRIKTVVYNGWPQPIGFRLRWSVYGFFWQHPLKTTITVGACTIGLMREAYQSNSIMLEQLEGDLSERDSLGLVIGDLNHYGGWYCYLCQTPANIIISLHNKVKSKEIQIEETIDVPFIEDLMGSGLWLDGKTNLLRVSKSRDLYFAPETILNSTWKYDWLVENFYAKLDYY from the exons ATGCAGCCCCGCCTAGATGGGAAACTGGTCTTGCTTTATACACTATTAGTCCTGCAAGTTTTCATCGTTATTATTTATGTCGCTACTACTCCACCTTCAGAATTAACCGTATCGACCACTCGCACCTCTGTTACGTTCGTGAGATTCGAGGACACGCAG ACTGTATTGCAGGAATCTAAACTTCAACGAGTCGATCATAAAAAGTTTCCCATCTACGAGACAATCAAAGGGGAGGTAGTGCTAAAAGATGTCAAGACATTCACGCTCTTCGAGCTATACAATCAGACTATTTGTTGGAAGTACGGAGTGGACGATGAGAAAATGAGAAGCGACGAGGATCTCCGAAAATGCATCTGCACGCAAGGATGGCACGGCTCCGACTGCGGTCAGCCGGAGGTTGTCTGGCGAGCGATCATGGCGTCGAAGCAGAATATTAAGCTGACACGTCGTAAAACAGCCCGACGGATTATTCACACATTCTTTCTGAACGAATACAATACAGCGATCGCGGAGGTGATAGTAGAGGAGCTATACAACGTAGTGGATCTTTTTGTAATCTGTGATTTTAGCAACGCCGAGGATAATTTCCATCATAAGCTACTGAAGGGTTTATTGCAGCAGGAACAGAAGAAGATTTTATATATGAATATAGCGACGAAGGTGCGCAAGCCATTGAGGGTGGTGTCTAAATATGTTTGGGACAGAATAAAGACTGTG GTGTATAACGGATGGCCGCAGCCTATCGGTTTTAGATTAAGATGGTCCGTGTACGGATTCTTTTGGCAGCATCCACTTAAAACAACGATAACAGTTGGCGCGTGTACGATTGGATTAATGCGCGAGGCATATCAGTCGAATTCTATCATGTTGGAGCAACTGGAGGGAGACTTAAGCGAGAGAGATAGCCTAGGCCTAGTTATAGGAGACTTGAATCATTACGGAGGATGGTACTGTTATCTGTGCCAGACGCCGGCGAATATTATAATTAGTCTGCATAATAAGGTGAAATCCAAAGAGATTCAGATAGAAGAAACTATCGACGTACCATTCATCGAGGACCTAATGGGAAGCGGATTGTGGTTAGACGGGAAAACTAATCTCCTAAGAGTCTCTAAATCTCGGGACCTCTATTTTGCGCCTGAAACAATACTTAATAGTACGTGGAAGTATGACTGGCTAGTAGAGAATTTTTACGCTAAATTAGACTATTATTGA
- the Tbc1d23 gene encoding TBC1 domain family member 23, with protein MALQEDENTWIVELEAALLDTDAPSASDIYAICKGQSVPVNLRSEVWQACLDVIDRGNQLSHFNEVFDLPEQNAIRDDCQQLVEKLGNDDEDKVSIVSDLESILTFYCKSKEKQYKRGNGWLELLGPLIALKLPRSATYNLFEAIIDVYIPRGETYSSVLRLLLLYHEPELCSFLDTKRVSPDQYTKGWVSTLFAGVCSLPAVCTMWDLYFMQADPFFMLFLSLIMVINAREQILSMKDNDKQSIIDAIAAMPCALEAEDVTDFCSLAQYYAMKTPSSFKQDLYPVMFGDSFDEKYISHALCLPVSAQELVENSIETPSIPNASVESVRFFLVDCRPAEQYNAGHLPTAFHLDCNLMLQEPAAFATAVQGLLQAQRLALAVGAQAGGEHLCFLGSGRQEEDRYTHMVVASFLQKHTQYVSMVTAGYQAIHEYFGDEVVSSLVDHNSQHCLVCSANMSETNSNESSPAKVKNNNSDFLGKFKKVKGKLFDYIVNPSASVHNNVENRNGKDLEYAKRQRKTAPVFSIDDDQDLDMTMTNNESEEPVEVVSVQQWMKDPKLLHSFKCQEVKVNGDLCDSILLVTDTHLIVLREIPERKGAAHVIVKRPLTSIVKITSRKRHSDLITFKYGTTQYNDTVISDMDKFLIPNAAEATKLITQQILKQLKTTD; from the exons ATGGCACTACAGGAAGACGAAAACACCTG GATCGTGGAGCTAGAAGCAGCGCTTCTCGACACAGATGCACCATCTGCGTCCGATATATATGCGATCTGCAAGGGGCAGTCAGTCCCTGTGAATTTGAGATCAGAAGTATGGCAGGCTTGTTTGGATGTCATCGACCGGGGCAATCAGTTAAGTCATTTCAACGAAGTCTTTGATTTACCAGAGCAAAATGCTATTCGCGACGACTGCCAGCAACTAGTCG AAAAATTAggaaacgacgacgaggacaaagTCTCCATCGTCTCTGATTTAGAGTCTATTTTAACGTTTTATTGCAAAAGCAAAGAGAAGCAGTATAAAAGAGGGAACGGGTGGCTGGAGTTACTGGGTCCTTTAATAGCTTTGAAACTTCCACGTAGCGCGACGTATAATTTATTCGAGGCTATAATAGACGTATATATCCCGAG AGGCGAAACCTACAGTTCTGTGTTAAGATTATTACTACTTTATCACGAGCCAGAATTATGTTCTTTCCTGGATACGAAGAGAGTGTCTCCGGATCAGTATACAAAAGGCTGGGTGTCCACCCTTTTCGCTGGGGTGTGTTCGCTACCAGCAGTTTGCACAATGTGGgatttatattttatgcaaGCTGATCCGTTCTTTATGTTGTTTCTTTCACTTATCATGGTAATAAATGCTAG GGAGCAAATTTTAAGTATGAAGGATAACGATAAGCAAAGTATAATAGACGCGATAGCCGCTATGCCTTGTGCTTTGGAGGCAGAAGACGTAACAGACTTTTGCTCGCTGGCGCAATATTACGCGATGAAGACACCGTCATCTTTTAAACAGGACTTATATCCTGTAATGTTCGGCGACAGCTTCGATgagaaatatatatcgcacgctTTATGCCTGCCAGTATCGGCTCAAGAATTAGTTGAGAACTCTATTGAAACTCCGTCCATACCTAATGCCTCCGTTGAATCTGTCAGATTTTTTTTAGTAGACTGCAGACCTGCCGAGCAGTACAATGCAGGGCACCTGCCCACCGCGTTCCATCTAGATTGCAATTTG ATGCTCCAAGAGCCTGCTGCCTTCGCCACAGCGGTGCAAGGATTGTTGCAGGCACAACGACTCGCACTGGCTGTTGGAGCGCAAGCCGGCGGCGAACACCTTTGCTTCTTAGGAAGTGGCAGGCAAGAAGAAGACCGTTACACACACATGGTGGTCGCATCCTTTTTACAGAAACATACCCAATACGTCAGCATGGTTACGGCTGGTTATCAAG CCATACACGAATACTTTGGCGACGAGGTTGTCTCCAGTCTCGTCGATCATAACTCGCAACATTGCTTGGTATGCAGCGCTAACATGTCTGAGACGAATTCGAACGAGTCGAGCCCCGCCAAAGTTAAGAACAACAACTCCGACTTCCTGGGGAAGTTTAAGAAAGTGAAGGGAAAGTTATTCGATTACATCGTTAATCCATCAGCAAGTGTTCATAACAACGTGGAAAATAGGAATGGGAAGGACCTGGAGTACGCTAAACGGCAGAGGAAAACGGCCCCCGTATTCAGTATAGACGATGATCAGGATTTGG ATATGACAATGACGAATAACGAAAGCGAAGAACCCGTGGAAGTGGTATCTGTTCAGCAGTGGATGAAGGATCCAAAGTTATTACATTCCTTTAAGTGTCAAGAAGTGAAAGTAAACGGAGATCTCTGTGATAG CATACTTTTGGTCACCGACACTCACCTTATCGTGCTACGGGAGATACCGGAAAGAAAAGGCGCGGCACACGTGATCGTTAAACGGCCATTGACGAGTATCGTTAAAATAACATCCAGGAAGCGACACTCGGACCTTATCACGTTCAAGTACGGTACAACACAGTACAACGACACAGTCATCTCGGACATGGACAAATTCCTTATTCCCAACGCGGCAGAAGCTACCAAACTGATCACGCAGCAGATTCTGAAACAATTGAAAACGACGGATTAA